In Hahella sp. KA22, one genomic interval encodes:
- a CDS encoding ATP-binding protein, whose protein sequence is MALTLIAQRNLSVRSKLILICLSLSVLPLLLFAAILAFTFSENMTAQGYEHLASVQDVKRNQVSELFKERVATAQVFVGEAPSHGMSENNTPALHYLKEFSIGVMHLTPDDSERTAILKSLFAERAAASSASSLSTSAGGLIRRAYYDNIHADFHTRLRSFSERFAIDDMYLIERRGRVVYSVKKGAYFGEDLKSGRYSTGVDAGLASMFEKVATHTEALSTDSVFTGFYPYPGRNHFVNYVAKPLFEFGELVGVVVLQYSNESVCRLLGGFAHLAGLSETYLVAPDHRLHSALTRITERPASMDNPAVASALAGLSARQTYSSYDGAQVLAVSTPVDVYGETWALVTEIPSQPIFNEMYATLGVGLAIVIGVIFIIGVVAWHYSGVITRPIKQLTLLGDELLEQQGAGAKGDEQQDDIRRIERYFYAMREAMLSEEASNQAKSRFLAAASHDLRQPLHAMGLFISALEPYVEDATGAKHMRRLKSSHDSLTKLFNALMDMARLEACAVTVNKETFCVDSLLSTLEGEYRAQAKAQGVRLRVAHCGVYIHTDSLLLERMLRNLLTNALRYAEGGKVLMGCRRRGDRLFIQVCDNGVGMTREQQQEVFKAFVQLDKRSDGLGLGLSIVEKTAKLLELPLSLQSASGKGSVFTLEAPRVAKPDMPQVDAQTELAAVPARQLVIVLDDDQEILQAMEALLTGWGCDVVLARSLMELGDKLDTLSGAPDLLLADVELANGENGVAAIELMSQRLQTPFTPALITGDTSVARMQEAAKMGLLMLYKPVAPAQLRSLLMHAQNQRQSETV, encoded by the coding sequence ATGGCCCTTACCTTGATTGCTCAGCGGAACCTGAGCGTTCGCAGCAAACTTATCCTGATCTGCCTCAGCCTGAGCGTGCTGCCGTTGTTGTTATTTGCGGCGATCCTCGCGTTTACTTTTTCGGAAAATATGACGGCGCAGGGATATGAACACCTGGCTTCCGTGCAGGACGTTAAGCGCAATCAGGTGTCGGAGCTGTTCAAAGAACGGGTGGCCACTGCGCAAGTGTTTGTGGGCGAAGCCCCCAGCCATGGGATGTCAGAAAATAACACGCCGGCTCTGCATTATCTGAAAGAGTTCAGTATTGGCGTCATGCATCTGACGCCTGATGACAGTGAACGCACGGCTATCCTGAAGTCCTTGTTCGCTGAACGGGCGGCGGCTTCCAGCGCGTCATCATTATCGACCTCTGCAGGCGGCCTCATTCGCCGCGCCTATTACGATAATATTCACGCCGATTTCCATACCCGGTTGCGTTCGTTCAGCGAACGCTTCGCCATTGACGATATGTATCTGATTGAGCGACGCGGCCGGGTAGTTTACTCGGTAAAGAAAGGCGCCTATTTCGGTGAAGACCTTAAATCAGGGCGTTACTCAACCGGTGTTGATGCCGGTTTGGCGAGCATGTTCGAGAAAGTGGCCACTCACACCGAAGCCCTCTCTACCGATAGCGTGTTCACCGGATTTTATCCCTATCCTGGCCGCAACCACTTCGTGAATTATGTCGCCAAGCCCTTGTTTGAATTCGGCGAGCTGGTGGGTGTAGTGGTTTTGCAATACAGCAATGAAAGCGTCTGTCGTCTGCTGGGCGGGTTTGCGCATCTGGCCGGCTTGAGCGAAACCTATCTGGTCGCGCCGGATCATCGACTGCATTCCGCCTTGACGCGAATAACCGAGCGCCCCGCCAGCATGGATAATCCGGCGGTTGCGTCCGCTTTGGCGGGACTGAGCGCGCGACAGACGTATTCGTCCTATGATGGCGCCCAGGTGCTCGCGGTTTCCACGCCGGTGGACGTCTATGGCGAAACCTGGGCGCTGGTGACGGAGATACCCAGTCAACCCATTTTCAATGAGATGTACGCCACTTTGGGCGTTGGGCTGGCTATCGTCATCGGCGTGATCTTTATCATTGGCGTCGTCGCCTGGCACTACTCGGGGGTGATCACTCGCCCGATAAAGCAGTTGACGCTGCTGGGAGACGAGTTGTTGGAGCAGCAGGGCGCGGGGGCGAAGGGCGACGAGCAGCAGGATGATATTCGCCGCATAGAGCGTTATTTTTACGCCATGCGGGAAGCGATGCTGTCGGAGGAAGCGTCCAATCAGGCGAAGTCCCGTTTTCTGGCGGCGGCCAGTCATGATCTGCGCCAGCCCTTGCACGCCATGGGACTGTTTATCTCTGCGCTGGAGCCTTATGTGGAGGACGCCACTGGCGCCAAGCATATGCGTCGACTCAAGTCCTCCCACGATTCTCTCACCAAACTGTTTAACGCCCTGATGGACATGGCGCGGCTCGAAGCCTGCGCAGTGACGGTGAATAAAGAGACGTTTTGCGTGGACTCCCTGCTCAGCACTTTGGAGGGCGAGTATCGCGCTCAGGCGAAAGCCCAGGGCGTACGGCTGCGCGTCGCGCATTGTGGCGTCTATATTCACACGGATTCTCTGCTGCTGGAGCGTATGCTGCGCAATCTCCTGACCAACGCCTTACGATATGCCGAGGGCGGCAAGGTGCTGATGGGATGTCGACGCCGGGGCGACAGGCTATTTATTCAGGTCTGTGACAACGGCGTGGGGATGACGCGAGAGCAGCAGCAGGAAGTATTCAAAGCGTTTGTGCAATTGGATAAGCGCAGCGATGGGTTAGGGCTGGGCTTATCCATCGTGGAGAAAACTGCGAAATTGCTGGAGCTTCCGTTGAGCCTGCAATCGGCATCAGGCAAAGGCTCTGTCTTCACTCTCGAAGCGCCGCGGGTCGCCAAACCGGACATGCCGCAAGTTGACGCGCAGACAGAGCTGGCGGCCGTCCCTGCGCGTCAATTGGTCATCGTATTGGATGATGACCAAGAGATACTGCAGGCGATGGAAGCGTTGCTGACAGGGTGGGGTTGTGACGTTGTGCTGGCGCGCAGCCTGATGGAATTAGGCGATAAACTGGATACGCTTTCCGGCGCGCCAGACTTGCTGCTTGCGGATGTGGAGCTGGCGAATGGCGAGAACGGCGTGGCTGCGATTGAACTTATGTCGCAGCGGCTGCAAACGCCGTTTACGCCAGCATTGATCACTGGAGACACTTCTGTGGCGCGCATGCAGGAAGCGGCGAAGATGGGATTGTTGATGTTGTACAAACCTGTCGCGCCAGCCCAGTTGCGCTCTTTGTTGATGCATGCGCAAAACCAGCGGCAGTCCGAAACGGTATGA
- a CDS encoding transcriptional regulator: MKSKTPIPQERNETVRRELMSVLQDGAFTVGSLSKLIGKSEKEIYGHLEHLQKTGSLNIEPARCGKCDYVFEDRSRVKKPGKCPKCKGTFIDEPVFSAKSR; this comes from the coding sequence ATGAAATCAAAGACCCCCATTCCACAAGAACGCAATGAAACGGTCAGGCGGGAACTGATGTCCGTGTTGCAGGATGGCGCTTTTACAGTCGGCTCTTTATCCAAGCTGATAGGAAAATCCGAAAAAGAAATTTATGGTCATCTGGAGCATTTGCAGAAGACTGGGTCTCTGAACATTGAACCTGCCCGTTGCGGCAAGTGCGACTACGTATTCGAAGACCGCTCCCGAGTCAAAAAGCCGGGCAAATGCCCCAAGTGCAAAGGCACGTTTATTGACGAGCCGGTATTCTCCGCAAAGTCCCGATAG
- a CDS encoding DUF6559 family protein, which translates to MLSGFFKRRALNKYLRVLPSALRKDYGGGPQYTVGQIMTAISKYGLSGKYTHYAVALFAVQENIEAAFTEHFPELEYERVRKELADRFFAGDLDFKVNIRRLSSAGNAPGGTPTCGGSD; encoded by the coding sequence ATGTTAAGTGGTTTTTTTAAGCGCCGTGCGCTGAATAAATACTTGCGGGTGCTCCCGTCTGCGTTGCGTAAGGATTATGGCGGTGGACCTCAATATACAGTTGGACAGATTATGACAGCGATTTCTAAATACGGCTTGTCTGGCAAGTATACTCATTACGCCGTCGCGCTGTTTGCCGTTCAGGAAAATATTGAGGCGGCTTTCACAGAGCACTTTCCAGAATTGGAGTACGAGAGAGTTCGGAAAGAGTTGGCGGACAGGTTTTTCGCTGGCGATTTAGACTTTAAAGTGAATATCAGAAGGCTCTCCTCAGCTGGAAATGCCCCAGGAGGTACGCCCACCTGTGGCGGATCGGATTAA
- a CDS encoding type II toxin-antitoxin system RatA family toxin: MEIKASPEMLFDLSQDYSQRMAWDPFPESYRFLNGNQPAKGLQLEIVAKNGFSMTVEYVSYKRPSVVAIKMMRGPWAFAKFAGSWTFQQISPDSSKVTFKYNITGAPSWLRYIVTPVINFVFGRSAERRLSALKHYAEAIQ; this comes from the coding sequence TTGGAAATAAAAGCGTCTCCCGAGATGCTGTTTGACCTCAGCCAGGACTACAGTCAACGCATGGCATGGGACCCGTTTCCAGAATCTTATCGTTTTTTAAATGGGAACCAGCCTGCAAAGGGATTGCAGCTTGAAATCGTAGCGAAAAACGGTTTCTCCATGACCGTGGAGTATGTTTCTTATAAACGACCATCCGTTGTCGCGATAAAAATGATGCGAGGTCCCTGGGCGTTCGCCAAATTCGCCGGCTCCTGGACATTTCAGCAAATATCCCCTGACAGCAGTAAAGTGACCTTCAAATATAACATCACTGGCGCGCCATCATGGTTGCGTTATATTGTGACGCCAGTAATTAACTTTGTATTTGGTCGTAGCGCTGAACGTAGACTGTCCGCGCTTAAACATTATGCTGAAGCTATCCAGTAA
- a CDS encoding alpha/beta fold hydrolase has protein sequence MDDQWINREEYPFASHYIELGPGRMHYVDEGQGKPIVMLHGNPTWSFLYRNMIKGLSGQYRCIVPDHIGFGLSDKPRNWSYLPQDHAKNLETLIERLNLQDVTLVVQDWGGPIGLSYALNNPHNVRRLVIMNTWMWSAHGDVKYETFSALMGGLFGRFMIKRFNVFVSVLLKQAVQQKLSADVYKHYSEPLKNPAERKGCWVFPKQIIKADEWLEELWEKRANIANIPALLLWGMKDFAFQERELRTWMQLLNHHTAVTFDDAGHFLPEDKGVEVCPLIADFLRDAEPTFQREASAPAPAI, from the coding sequence ATGGACGATCAATGGATAAATAGAGAGGAATACCCTTTCGCATCGCACTATATTGAGCTCGGACCGGGACGTATGCATTACGTCGACGAAGGTCAGGGCAAGCCTATTGTCATGCTGCATGGCAATCCCACCTGGTCCTTTCTGTATCGCAACATGATCAAAGGCTTGTCCGGACAGTATCGCTGTATTGTCCCGGATCATATCGGCTTCGGCTTATCCGACAAGCCTCGCAACTGGTCTTATCTGCCGCAAGATCACGCCAAAAACCTGGAAACGCTAATTGAGCGGCTGAACCTGCAGGACGTCACGCTGGTGGTGCAGGACTGGGGCGGCCCAATCGGCCTTTCCTACGCCCTGAACAACCCTCATAACGTGCGCCGGCTGGTGATTATGAACACCTGGATGTGGTCCGCGCACGGCGACGTCAAATATGAGACCTTCAGCGCCTTGATGGGAGGACTGTTCGGGCGCTTTATGATCAAGCGCTTCAATGTTTTCGTCAGCGTCTTGCTCAAGCAGGCGGTGCAGCAAAAGCTGAGCGCAGATGTCTACAAACACTATTCGGAGCCGCTGAAAAACCCTGCGGAGCGCAAAGGCTGCTGGGTGTTTCCCAAGCAGATCATCAAAGCGGACGAGTGGCTGGAAGAGCTCTGGGAAAAGCGCGCCAACATCGCCAACATTCCTGCGTTGTTATTATGGGGGATGAAAGACTTCGCCTTTCAGGAGAGGGAGTTGCGCACCTGGATGCAGCTGCTCAATCACCACACTGCGGTGACTTTCGATGACGCTGGCCATTTCCTGCCCGAGGACAAGGGCGTGGAGGTTTGCCCTCTCATCGCCGACTTCCTGCGGGACGCAGAGCCGACGTTTCAGCGTGAAGCCAGCGCACCCGCGCCGGCGATCTAG
- the pap gene encoding polyphosphate:AMP phosphotransferase codes for MFEAVELGRKLDKKDYKKQAAYYRDKLLFAQFALVNAGVPVYILLEGVDNTCKGEVVNLLNQWLDTRGLEVTGFGPKTDEEAERPRFWRYWRTFPARGRVGLFYGSWYTGELIKRSLEKQSKVDFDSHMLRINRLESMLAQDGALILKFWLHTSKAYQKRKFKELKKDKHGRWQVSELDEALHERYSDYIKAAERAVRLTDQPETPWIVVESEDDYFRNIMVAKTILQALEKRLAEEKEEVATVKAASSKKPPGDFPTETVLNQIDLSADLSREEYEERLALAQTRLNSLSWRAYHQGVSTVLLFEGWDAAGKGGAIRRIMEAVDARIARVISIAAPTDEEKAHHYLWRFWRHVPRAGRATLYDRSWYGRVLVERVEGFASVDEWRRAYSEINDFEEQLCDHGNVLLKFWLHIDQEEQLRRFEERKATPRKRYKITDEDWRNREKWPAYEQAAHEMIMRTSTDYAPWTLVPANSKRHARVTVLETLCDRLEKALQEKRG; via the coding sequence ATGTTTGAAGCAGTGGAGCTGGGGCGCAAGCTGGACAAGAAGGACTACAAGAAGCAGGCCGCGTATTACAGGGACAAGCTGTTGTTCGCGCAGTTCGCCCTGGTCAATGCGGGCGTGCCTGTGTACATCTTGCTGGAAGGCGTCGACAACACATGCAAAGGTGAAGTCGTCAACCTGCTGAATCAATGGCTGGATACACGGGGGCTTGAGGTTACCGGCTTTGGTCCCAAAACGGATGAAGAGGCGGAACGGCCCCGTTTCTGGCGTTATTGGCGCACCTTTCCCGCCCGTGGACGCGTTGGCTTGTTCTATGGCTCCTGGTATACCGGGGAGTTGATCAAACGCTCCTTGGAAAAGCAAAGCAAGGTCGACTTCGACAGCCATATGCTGCGCATTAATCGTCTTGAAAGCATGCTGGCTCAGGACGGCGCGCTGATTCTGAAGTTCTGGCTGCACACCTCCAAGGCGTATCAGAAGCGCAAGTTTAAAGAACTGAAAAAGGATAAACACGGCCGTTGGCAGGTGTCGGAACTGGACGAGGCGCTGCACGAACGGTATTCCGATTACATCAAGGCCGCCGAACGCGCGGTGCGCCTGACCGACCAGCCTGAAACCCCATGGATCGTGGTGGAGTCCGAGGATGACTACTTCCGCAATATCATGGTGGCGAAAACGATTCTGCAGGCGTTGGAAAAGCGTCTGGCTGAGGAGAAGGAAGAGGTTGCAACAGTCAAGGCCGCCTCCAGCAAAAAGCCTCCCGGCGACTTTCCGACGGAAACTGTACTGAACCAGATCGACCTCTCTGCAGATCTGTCGCGGGAGGAGTACGAAGAGCGACTGGCGCTGGCGCAGACGCGGCTGAACAGTCTGAGCTGGCGCGCTTATCACCAGGGCGTCTCTACGGTCTTGTTGTTCGAAGGTTGGGATGCCGCGGGGAAGGGCGGCGCTATCCGGCGCATTATGGAGGCGGTCGATGCGCGCATCGCCAGAGTCATATCCATCGCCGCGCCGACGGATGAGGAGAAAGCGCATCACTATCTTTGGCGTTTCTGGCGGCATGTGCCGCGGGCGGGGCGCGCCACCCTCTATGATCGTAGCTGGTACGGGCGGGTGCTGGTCGAGCGTGTGGAAGGATTCGCCAGCGTAGACGAATGGCGTCGCGCTTATTCTGAGATTAATGATTTTGAAGAGCAGCTTTGCGATCACGGTAACGTGCTGCTGAAGTTCTGGCTACATATCGATCAGGAAGAGCAGCTAAGACGGTTTGAAGAGCGTAAGGCGACGCCTCGTAAGCGCTACAAAATCACGGATGAGGACTGGCGCAATAGAGAAAAATGGCCGGCTTATGAGCAGGCGGCTCACGAGATGATCATGCGCACCAGTACGGACTATGCGCCCTGGACGCTGGTTCCGGCCAACAGCAAACGACATGCCCGAGTAACTGTGCTTGAGACGTTGTGCGACAGGTTGGAGAAAGCGTTGCAGGAAAAGCGCGGGTAG
- a CDS encoding sterol desaturase family protein has translation MQFELQYLLLALAPVFLGFIAWEAWYLRSRGARFPTARYTWPDTLSNAALALMHEGSEAVAAIVLIYVYDAVFSIRLFDIPATWWSFILLFVLQDFCYYWFHRGSHRIRWMWASHVVHHSSESLNLSTAFRQSLTYPVSGMWLFWLPVILVGFTPQQAVTMVMLSLAFQFFIHTQVVKRLGWLEAIFNTPSHHRVHHARNPEYIDKNFAGILIIWDKLFGTFVAEKDELPCEYGVVKPVRSHNPLLLTFHEWRDMWRDAFMPGLSLGNRLRALFGPPEAASSDAQSESQTKTPMNAAST, from the coding sequence ATGCAGTTTGAACTTCAATATTTGCTACTTGCGTTAGCGCCCGTATTTCTCGGCTTTATCGCCTGGGAAGCCTGGTATCTGCGAAGCAGAGGCGCACGCTTTCCGACCGCGCGCTATACCTGGCCGGATACGCTCAGCAACGCTGCGTTGGCGCTAATGCATGAGGGTTCCGAGGCGGTAGCCGCCATCGTGCTGATTTATGTTTACGATGCGGTTTTCTCGATACGCCTGTTTGATATTCCCGCTACCTGGTGGAGTTTCATCCTGTTGTTTGTGCTGCAGGATTTTTGTTACTACTGGTTTCACCGCGGAAGTCATCGCATTCGCTGGATGTGGGCGTCCCATGTGGTGCACCATTCTTCGGAATCGCTTAATCTCTCCACTGCGTTTCGGCAGAGTCTGACTTATCCTGTTTCCGGTATGTGGCTGTTCTGGCTGCCGGTAATACTGGTTGGGTTTACGCCACAGCAAGCCGTAACAATGGTGATGCTGAGTCTGGCGTTTCAGTTCTTTATTCATACCCAGGTGGTGAAGCGACTCGGCTGGCTGGAGGCAATTTTTAACACTCCTTCCCATCACCGCGTACACCATGCGCGCAATCCGGAGTATATCGACAAGAACTTCGCCGGCATTCTGATTATCTGGGACAAACTGTTCGGCACTTTTGTCGCGGAAAAAGATGAGTTGCCTTGCGAGTATGGAGTGGTGAAGCCGGTGCGCAGCCATAATCCGCTCTTGCTAACGTTTCATGAATGGCGGGATATGTGGCGTGACGCCTTTATGCCCGGACTTTCTCTGGGGAACAGATTAAGGGCGCTGTTCGGTCCGCCGGAGGCTGCGTCATCTGATGCGCAATCAGAGAGTCAGACTAAAACGCCGATGAACGCAGCCTCGACCTGA
- a CDS encoding VWA domain-containing protein, translating into MTLLSERERRWRLLLGGDNQDNASMSAEDMQLDQILNALYGSDDERGADLSSSAPKVARWLGDIRERFPSSVVRVMQKDAFERLNLERMLLEPEMLEAVQPDIHLVANLMSLGHLIPERSKETARQVVRKIVEELMRKLQSNTEQAIRGSLNRAMRKQRPRHADIDWARTIRANLKHYQPEYRTIVPERLIGYGRKQPSALKEVMLCVDQSGSMASSVIYASIFAAVMASISALKTQLVVFDTAVVDLTEKLQDPVDVLFGVQLGGGTDINKAVTYCQQQITKPQDTSFILITDLYEGGDQKQLVQRVAELKHAGVNVITLLALNDDGAPYFDKRLAQQFASLDVPTFACTPDQFPDLMAVALGGGSVADWTASQDIVMERQG; encoded by the coding sequence ATGACTCTGCTTTCCGAACGAGAAAGACGCTGGCGGTTGTTGCTCGGCGGCGATAATCAGGACAACGCGTCGATGAGCGCTGAGGATATGCAGCTGGATCAGATTCTCAACGCGCTGTATGGCTCTGATGATGAGCGCGGCGCGGATTTATCCTCCTCCGCGCCGAAGGTTGCGCGTTGGCTGGGAGATATTCGCGAGCGTTTCCCCAGCTCTGTTGTGCGGGTAATGCAGAAAGACGCTTTCGAGCGTCTGAATCTGGAGCGCATGTTGTTGGAGCCGGAGATGCTGGAAGCGGTGCAGCCGGATATCCATCTGGTGGCCAACCTTATGTCGCTGGGGCATCTGATTCCCGAGCGCTCCAAGGAAACTGCGCGGCAAGTGGTGCGCAAGATAGTCGAAGAGTTGATGCGCAAGTTGCAGAGCAATACTGAGCAAGCCATTCGCGGCAGCCTCAATCGCGCCATGCGCAAGCAACGTCCGCGTCACGCGGATATCGACTGGGCGCGCACCATTCGTGCGAATCTCAAGCACTATCAGCCGGAATATCGCACTATCGTGCCGGAACGTTTGATCGGATACGGCCGTAAACAGCCGAGCGCGCTGAAAGAAGTGATGCTGTGCGTGGACCAGTCAGGCTCCATGGCGTCGAGCGTGATCTACGCCAGTATTTTTGCGGCGGTGATGGCGTCCATTTCTGCATTGAAAACCCAGCTGGTGGTGTTCGACACCGCTGTGGTGGATCTGACGGAAAAACTGCAGGACCCGGTGGACGTCTTATTCGGCGTGCAACTGGGGGGCGGCACGGATATCAACAAAGCCGTCACCTATTGCCAGCAGCAAATCACCAAGCCGCAGGACACCTCGTTCATTCTGATCACGGACCTGTATGAAGGCGGCGACCAGAAGCAACTGGTGCAGCGCGTGGCGGAGCTGAAGCACGCCGGCGTTAACGTCATCACTTTGCTGGCGCTCAATGATGACGGCGCGCCGTACTTTGATAAACGTCTGGCGCAACAGTTCGCCAGTCTGGATGTCCCCACTTTCGCCTGTACGCCGGACCAGTTCCCGGATCTGATGGCGGTGGCTCTTGGCGGCGGCTCGGTCGCGGACTGGACGGCGAGTCAGGATATTGTGATGGAGCGGCAAGGGTAG
- a CDS encoding DUF5682 family protein, whose protein sequence is MLINDKILYLGIRHHGPGSTASMLKALADFQPEILLVEGPQEAEPLLEHLHNDQLQPPVAQLIYASDDYRDSVFYPFTEFSPEWQAMQFARRNNLPLRFIDLPQIHSLALARQARQEAAAAVEAAEREMAQEQNAEALDKSPASQNETETDAPAAEELTDENVCSELDSEPSIDSLALSGDPLDALAAAAGFSDGERWWEHVVEQHSQGAEVFAAIADAMGALRAEASAQKLSDREARREAWMRSMVRKAEKEGFQRIAVICGAWHVPALVKKVAIKDDNALIKGLPKIKLSATWIPWTYDRISYRSGYGAGVDAPGWYEHIWRYAVRSSENGEPVRDGISASWLTRAARELREQGFDVAPSSVIEAVRMADTLAALREKPQPSLDEMNETIQTLFCFGDAAPLTLLQRKLLVGDRIGTVPENLPKTPLQADLQAQQKSLRLKVSTVEEDLELDLRKDNGKLRSALFHRLNLLGVKWARLVSDRSGKGTFKEIWRLQWRPEFELNLIEQSPWGNNIATAAMGYALEQLRNASKLSDITAWVDRLLLADLPDAIQDAIIFLQQQAATVNDVDQLMAALPRLVNIVRYGDVRGADTSILHHVIEGFCARINIGLVYQCRNVDEDAAKAHAKLIADVSDALKLYADAERLTEWWRELSRLARQTEVNGVILGRCYRLLLGADQISGEDAANALSFALSAAEEPSHAAAWIEGLLEGSGLLLIHDDRLWTVLDAYLCALPEERFMLLLPLLRRTFSSFADGERANLKRKSRSATATAAGIIADPDFDYTRVNAMLPLLETLLGLGANNDTENSSS, encoded by the coding sequence ATGCTTATCAACGACAAGATTTTATACCTCGGTATCCGCCATCACGGGCCGGGCTCCACCGCCAGCATGCTGAAGGCGCTGGCGGATTTCCAGCCGGAGATTCTGCTGGTGGAGGGACCGCAGGAAGCGGAACCATTGTTGGAGCACCTGCACAATGATCAGTTGCAACCGCCGGTGGCGCAATTGATATACGCCAGCGATGACTATCGCGACAGCGTGTTTTATCCATTCACGGAATTTTCGCCGGAATGGCAGGCCATGCAGTTTGCGCGACGCAACAATCTGCCGCTGCGTTTTATAGACCTGCCGCAAATCCACAGTCTGGCGTTGGCGCGACAAGCTCGACAGGAAGCCGCGGCGGCTGTGGAAGCGGCCGAGCGGGAGATGGCGCAGGAACAGAACGCAGAAGCGTTGGATAAAAGTCCAGCGAGCCAGAATGAGACGGAAACTGATGCGCCTGCGGCGGAAGAGCTGACCGACGAGAATGTCTGCTCTGAACTAGACAGTGAGCCCAGTATTGATTCATTGGCCCTCAGCGGCGATCCCCTCGACGCGTTGGCGGCGGCGGCCGGTTTTTCCGATGGCGAGCGCTGGTGGGAGCATGTGGTGGAGCAGCACAGCCAGGGCGCTGAAGTGTTCGCTGCGATTGCGGACGCCATGGGCGCCTTGCGCGCGGAAGCCTCCGCACAGAAGCTTAGTGACCGGGAAGCGCGGCGTGAGGCCTGGATGCGCTCAATGGTGCGCAAAGCGGAGAAAGAGGGCTTTCAGCGCATTGCGGTTATTTGCGGCGCCTGGCACGTCCCGGCGCTGGTGAAAAAAGTTGCGATCAAAGACGACAACGCCCTGATCAAAGGCTTGCCCAAAATCAAGTTGAGCGCAACATGGATTCCCTGGACCTATGACCGGATCAGCTATCGCAGCGGTTATGGCGCAGGGGTGGACGCCCCAGGATGGTATGAGCATATCTGGCGCTACGCGGTGCGTAGCAGTGAAAACGGTGAGCCAGTGCGCGACGGTATTTCCGCTTCCTGGCTGACGCGGGCGGCGCGGGAGTTACGGGAGCAAGGTTTTGACGTAGCGCCCTCCAGCGTCATCGAAGCGGTGCGCATGGCGGATACGCTGGCGGCGTTGCGGGAAAAACCGCAGCCCAGCCTGGATGAGATGAATGAAACCATTCAGACCCTGTTTTGTTTCGGCGACGCCGCTCCTCTGACGTTATTGCAACGCAAGTTGCTGGTCGGCGACCGCATTGGAACCGTGCCGGAAAACCTGCCCAAGACGCCGCTGCAGGCGGACTTGCAGGCGCAACAGAAATCTCTGCGTCTGAAAGTCTCAACGGTGGAGGAGGACCTGGAGCTGGATCTGCGTAAGGACAACGGCAAGCTGCGCTCCGCTTTGTTCCATCGACTGAACCTGCTGGGGGTGAAGTGGGCGCGTCTGGTCAGCGATCGCAGCGGCAAAGGCACGTTCAAGGAGATCTGGCGTCTGCAGTGGCGGCCGGAGTTTGAACTCAACCTGATCGAACAAAGTCCGTGGGGCAATAACATCGCCACCGCCGCCATGGGATACGCATTGGAGCAGCTGCGCAACGCCAGCAAGTTAAGCGATATCACCGCCTGGGTGGATCGACTGCTGCTGGCGGATCTGCCAGACGCCATACAGGATGCGATTATCTTCCTGCAACAGCAGGCCGCCACGGTCAATGATGTGGATCAGTTAATGGCGGCGCTGCCGCGACTGGTGAACATCGTGCGTTACGGCGACGTGCGCGGCGCGGATACCTCAATATTGCATCATGTCATCGAAGGCTTCTGCGCCCGCATCAATATCGGACTGGTGTATCAGTGCCGCAATGTGGATGAGGACGCCGCCAAGGCGCACGCCAAGCTGATCGCAGACGTTTCGGACGCTCTCAAGCTCTATGCGGATGCAGAGCGTCTCACTGAGTGGTGGCGAGAGCTGTCTCGTCTGGCGCGGCAAACCGAAGTGAATGGCGTGATTCTGGGACGCTGTTACCGATTGCTGCTGGGGGCGGATCAGATCAGTGGCGAAGACGCTGCGAATGCACTGTCCTTTGCGCTGTCTGCGGCGGAGGAACCTTCTCACGCAGCGGCCTGGATCGAAGGGTTGCTGGAAGGCTCCGGGTTGCTGTTGATTCACGATGACCGTTTGTGGACTGTGCTGGACGCCTATTTATGCGCCCTGCCGGAAGAACGCTTCATGCTGTTGCTGCCGTTACTGCGGCGGACTTTCTCCAGCTTCGCCGATGGCGAGCGGGCCAACCTGAAACGCAAATCTCGCTCTGCTACGGCGACCGCCGCGGGGATTATTGCTGATCCTGATTTTGACTACACCAGGGTGAACGCCATGTTGCCTTTGCTGGAAACCCTGCTTGGCCTTGGGGCTAACAACGATACGGAGAACTCATCCTCATGA